One Lytechinus variegatus isolate NC3 chromosome 14, Lvar_3.0, whole genome shotgun sequence genomic region harbors:
- the LOC121427152 gene encoding monocarboxylate transporter 4-like: MGREMQDSRDKWRYAILLSKFTFSCIDVSISKSFGVLIPVMVVVLQTDARTLGFVCSLPSSLIYLASPVVAYTLDKGWMSPRTCALLGAIFSSACLVTGGMISSIPALALSLAITGTGLSMGYLSSKIMLNEYFKGSYVLAAGIANMGNTTGALIAPYIVERALSAYGYVGAMVILGGLSLHAIPASVALRNRTDGVEENRNEETEEMPTVIPDEERPSTSYSSSSRKRTHSYRRLMEDGDDRNLIPEADLENSHDTTREKFRSWLQSCICIKEPLMCVSSPSIFLTMYGLTSWVLFLVPRAEWHGIPGSKAVFLSTLAGAGGIVGRLVYIALIYSGCNAIVISLAFNIITAITFLLDPLINTFPKMGAVAFAQGWCLFTCLVSTSAYPKYAVAPENFTFAAGLQGLLAGMGGMIGGFMSGFIKDASRSFTTVFLVLGGVFVLNTMTTSMFYAAYRRRMTANSSDGD, encoded by the exons ATGGGGAGAGAAATGCAAGACTCACGTGACAAATGGAGGTACGCCATTCTCCTCAGTAAGTTTACATTTAGCTGTATAGATGTCTCAATCTCCAAATCATTCGGAGTTCTGATTCCTGTCATGGTAGTGGTTCTTCAAACCGACGCACGAACGTTGGGTTTCGTGTGCAGTCTCCCTTCATCCCTCATATATCTGGCAA GTCCTGTCGTTGCCTATACCTTGGATAAGGGTTGGATGTCACCGCGGACGTGTGCTCTGCTCGGTGCGATCTTCTCATCTGCTTGTCTTGTGACCGGTGGGATGATCTCATCCATTCCAGCACTTGCCTTGAGTCTTGCAATCACAG GCACTGGGTTGTCCATGGGTTACCTGTCGTCGAAAATCATGCTGAACGAATATTTCAAAGGGAGTTACGTTTTGGCTGCTGGGATCGCCAACATGGGGAACACCACAGGCGCCCTTATTGCACCTTACATTGTGGAGAGGGCTCTTAGCGCATACGGCTACGTCGGAGCTATGGTCATTCTAGGCGGTCTAAGTTTGCACGCTATTCCAGCGAGCGTTGCTTTAAGAAATCGCACAGATGGTGTAGAAGAGAACAGAAATGAGGAGACAGAGGAGATGCCTACAGTGATTCCGGATGAAGAAAGGCCATCTACAAGTTATTCCTCGAGTTCAAGAAAGCGGACACACTCTTATCGTAGACTCATGGAAGATGGAGACGACCGAAATCTAATTCCTGAAGCGGACCTTGAAAATAGTCACGATACAACCAGAGAGAAATTCAGATCATGGCTTCAGAGTTGCATTTGTATAAAAGAACCTCTCATGTGCGTTTCTTCTCCTTCTATTTTCTTGACCATGTATGGACTGACCTCTTGGGTTCTGTTCTTGGTGCCCAGGGCCGAATGGCACGGTATCCCAGGCTCAAAGGCGGTGTTCTTATCAACTCTGGCCGGTGCAGGGGGTATCGTGGGACGGTTGGTTTACATTGCGTTGATCTACTCTGGTTGCAACGCCATAGTCATATCGCTCGCCTTCAACATCATCACAGCAATTACATTTCTGCTTGATCCGCTTATTAATACCTTTCCCAAGATGGGCGCTGTGGCATTTGCTCAAGGTTGGTGTCTCTTTACCTGTCTCGTTTCGACGTCTGCCTATCCAAAGTATGCTGTCGCTCCCGAAAACTTTACTTTCGCTGCTGGTCTTCAGGGTCTGTTGGCTGGAATGGGAGGAATGATTGGCGGTTTCATGTCAG GGTTCATAAAAGATGCCAGTCGATCCTTCACTACCGTCTTCCTAGTTCTGGGGGGTGTATTCGTCCTAAACACGATGACTACATCAATGTTTTATGCCGCCTATCGCAGGAGAATGACAGCGAACTCGTCGGATGGAGATTGA